In Calonectris borealis chromosome Z, bCalBor7.hap1.2, whole genome shotgun sequence, a single genomic region encodes these proteins:
- the PGAP4 gene encoding GPI-N-acetylgalactosamine transferase PGAP4: MLHQAWQLFGRWCRWSSPFIHLLTLTLVTFGVLAPLICHRLLHSYFYLRRWHLNPMSQEFLEQNQQEGQAALHYFEKLQIPNASEASGSDTFQPLLLVTIITVQRRNDFHYVLQVASHFHRLLQKCGARCRSHRILLCNVESDPSSHQDVRLLSSFFPMVSRDKTGENPDPRVNQFEKEKQDYVFCLEQSLLVYNPEYVLVVEDDAVPEEEIFAVLQHLLLARFSKPYLRDALYFKLYHPERLQRYFNPEPMRILEWLGLGMFLGPLLNCVYSWATGRPSLSWPIVLFFALYSMALSELVGRHYMLELRRLAPTLYNVVPVTECCTPAMLFSAPSARRALGYLKGLHCRQGFAKDIALYSLLRTKGENAYVVEPNLVRHVGMYSSLRLNDNPKLL; the protein is encoded by the coding sequence ATGTTACACCAAGCCTGGCAGCTCTTTGGGAGGTGGTGCCGTTGGTCCAGTCCTTTTATCCATCTCCTCACACTAACTTTGGTGACATTCGGTGTGCTGGCACCTTTGATTTGCCACCGGCTCCTCCACTCTTACTTCTATTTGCGGCGCTGGCACCTGAACCCCATGAGCCAGGAGTTCCTGGAGCAGAACCAGCAGGAGGGCCAGGCTGCCCTCCATTACTTTGAGAAGCTGCAGATACCAAACGCCTCCGAGGCCTCTGGTAGTGACACCTTCCAGCCCTTGCTGCTGGTCACCATTATCACTGTGCAAAGGCGGAATGATTTCCACTATGTCTTGCAAGTGGCCTCCCACTTCCACCGCCTCCTCCAGAAATGCGGTGCACGTTGCCGGAGCCACCGCATCCTCCTCTGTAATGTGGAGTCAGACCCCAGTAGCCATCAGGATGTAAGGCTGCTGAGCAGCTTCTTTCCTATGGTCAGTCGTGACAAAACTGGGGAGAATCCTGACCCCAGAGTGAACCAGTTTGAGAAGGAGAAGCAGGACTACGTCTTCTGCCTTGAGCAGTCGCTGTTGGTGTACAACCCAGAATACGTCCTCGTGGTGGAAGATGATGCTGTGCCAGAGGAGGAGATATTCGCTGTCTTGCAGCACCTCTTGTTGGCCCGGTTCTCCAAACCATACCTCAGAGACGCACTCTATTTCAAGCTTTACCATCCCGAGAGACTTCAGCGCTACTTCAACCCCGAACCCATGCGAATCCTGGAGTGGCTAGGTCTGGGCATGTTTCTGGGGCCCCTGCTGAACTGTGTGTACTCCTGGGCAACTGGGCGCCCCAGCCTCAGTTGGCCCATTGTCTTGTTCTTCGCTTTGTACAGCATGGCTTTGTCAGAGCTGGTGGGACGGCATTACATGCTGGAGCTGCGCCGGCTGGCCCCCACGCTGTATAATGTCGTGCCGGTCACCGAGTGCTGCACGCCTGCCATGCTCTTCTCCGCTCCCTCTGCCCGCCGTGCCTTAGGTTACCTGAAGGGGCTGCACTGCCGCCAGGGTTTTGCTAAGGACATTGCCCTCTACTCGCTGCTGCGTACTAAGGGGGAGAACGCCTACGTGGTGGAACCCAACCTGGTCCGGCATGTGGGAATGTATTCCAGCCTTCGGCTAAACGACAACCCGAAACTGCTGTGA
- the ALDOB gene encoding fructose-bisphosphate aldolase B: MTHQFPALSPEQKKALSDIAQRIVASGKGILAADESVGTMGNRLQKINVENTEENRRAFREILFSSDASINQNIGGVILFHETLYQKDSSGKPFPALIKEKGIVVGIKLDKGTAPLAGTNGETTIQGLDGLAERCAQYKKDGADFGKWRAVLKITSTTPSQLAIQENANTLARYASICQQHGLVPIVEPEILPDGDHDLQRCQYVTEKVLAAVYKALNDHHVYLEGTLLKPNMVTAGHSCPKKYTPQDVAMATITTLLRTVPAAVPGICFLSGGQSEEEASVNLNAMNQSPLPKPWKLTFSYGRALQASALAAWVGKSENKKAAQEAFRKRAQINSLACRGQYVVSGKTDTAAMQSLFTASYTY, from the exons ATGACCCACCAATTCCCAGCACTGTCTCCAGAGCAGAAGAAAGCTCTTTCAGACATTGCTCAGCGGATTGTGGCTTCAGGAAAGGGGATCTTAGCTGCAGATGAATCAGTGG GTACCATGGGGAATAGGCTGCAGAAGATCAATGTGGAGAACACAGAGGAGAATCGCCGAGCTTTTCGAGAGATCCTCTTCTCTTCAGATGCTTCCATCAACCAGAACATTGGGGGAGTGATCCTCTTCCATGAGACTCTCTATCAGAAAGACAGCAGTGGAAAGCCATTTCCAGCTCTCATCAAAGAAAAAGGCATTGTGGTGGGAATAAAG CTGGATAAAGGCACAGCACCCCTAGCAGGAACAAATGGAGAAACCACCATCCAAG GGCTGGATGGACTGGCTGAGCGCTGtgcccagtacaagaaagacggTGCTGATTTTGGCAAGTGGCGTGCAGTGCTGAAGATCACCAGCACAACACCCTCTCAACTCGCCATCCAAGAGAATGCCAACACACTGGCACGCTATGCCAGCATTTGCCAGCAG catggATTGGTGCCAATTGTGGAGCCAGAAATCTTGCCTGATGGAGACCACGATCTCCAGCGCTGTCAGTATGTCACAGAAAAG GTTCTGGCTGCTGTCTACAAGGCCTTGAATGATCATCATGTGTACCTAGAAGGGACACTGCTGAAACCCAACATGGTGACGGCTGGGCATTCCTGCCCCAAGAAGTACACCCCTCAGGATGTAGCCATGGCAACTATCACTACTCTTCTCCGCACCGTTCCTGCTGCCGTTCCCG GAATCTGCTTCCTGTCTGGAGGTCAGAGTGAAGAGGAGGCTTCTGTCAACCTGAACGCCATGAATCAGTCCCCTCTGCCTAAGCCTTGGAAACTGACCTTTTCATACGGGAGAGCCCTGcaagcctctgccctggcagcatGGGTGGGCAAAAGCGAGAACAAGAAGGCTGCACAGGAGGCCTTCCGCAAGCGGGCACAG attaaCAGTTTGGCTTGCAGAGGACAGTATGTCGTGTCTGGGAAGACTGACACAGCTGCCATGCAGTCACTTTTCACTGCCAGCTACACCTACTGA